The following are encoded in a window of Stieleria sp. JC731 genomic DNA:
- a CDS encoding BatA domain-containing protein: protein MNFIQTGFLIGGAALAIPVLVHLLSRWQVQRVELGTMRFLQEVMQDGAQRRKIRRWLLLLTRLACVAALVLLFARPYLPEFIRRDGDRLRVILVDQSASMAMPGENGRLIDDAISQASELAGQLGTDAKIRWAYFDSRVHPIEPASNRISAPRSLVGSTNYLSALSWARDQVDAHPDAIADIVLISDFQQTGIASDSAETDILAMPKDLPVRLVDVGRVAASNIAVTSAMPQAIRTAPSQPAVVNVTLFNYGTLPLEEIPMTGTAENGGRSVRLKKSINIPGEQAQELAFDFGQLDPGIWQVTFQLDVEDDLAIDNHRITAMEVGQPASVMVIDGGSRDEAVLGESFYLTAALRQSKTASIATDDLVQSTENTTSRFDPKVVYLYDESIPDLQPDKFPLVVVADSASIPRNAVSRIESYVQAGGQLLVFAGDGIEQRDQTDNIWEGSALTPGRFGQTRQSGVMPFHLINIDKTSSMLMMFADPQQGDLGRLAFNRILPVEPSDFTAVLASFDGDIPALTRHSVGQGDVVWFLSSADASWGQWTTNPLYLPLVHQMAGDLLNLTGEGRIRFRSVGSDRELVSNRPPSIIRNVSLQTDGTTSSDPSAVNSLAFDHPGFESEDRGVLYVVNSASRESDTTRLPAEDFASHFQITVADSDSTEVAQPVQNESKRELWPLFAALTALLLATEFFLANRTTA, encoded by the coding sequence ATGAACTTCATCCAAACCGGATTCCTAATCGGCGGCGCCGCACTGGCGATCCCAGTGCTGGTGCACCTGTTGAGTCGGTGGCAAGTCCAGCGAGTCGAATTGGGAACGATGCGTTTCCTTCAGGAAGTCATGCAGGATGGTGCGCAGCGTCGCAAGATACGACGCTGGTTGCTGCTGCTCACACGCCTGGCCTGCGTTGCCGCATTGGTTTTGTTGTTCGCCAGACCTTACCTTCCTGAATTCATCCGCCGAGACGGAGATCGACTGCGCGTCATCTTGGTTGATCAGTCAGCCAGTATGGCCATGCCAGGCGAGAACGGGCGATTGATCGACGACGCGATTTCACAAGCAAGCGAACTTGCCGGACAACTGGGAACCGACGCAAAAATACGCTGGGCCTATTTCGATTCGCGCGTTCATCCGATCGAACCGGCCAGCAACCGAATTTCGGCACCACGATCTTTGGTTGGAAGCACGAATTACCTTTCCGCTCTTAGCTGGGCACGTGACCAAGTTGATGCACACCCGGATGCGATCGCGGACATTGTGCTGATTTCAGATTTTCAACAAACAGGAATCGCCTCTGATTCGGCTGAGACTGACATCTTGGCCATGCCAAAAGACCTGCCTGTTCGCCTCGTTGATGTCGGACGCGTCGCGGCAAGCAATATTGCGGTGACATCAGCAATGCCTCAAGCGATCCGCACCGCACCGTCACAACCTGCTGTGGTCAATGTCACACTGTTTAACTACGGGACATTACCGCTTGAAGAAATTCCGATGACGGGAACAGCGGAAAACGGTGGGCGCAGCGTCCGCTTGAAAAAGTCCATCAACATTCCGGGCGAACAAGCTCAAGAGCTAGCCTTCGATTTTGGACAACTTGATCCAGGTATTTGGCAAGTCACATTTCAGCTTGATGTCGAAGACGATCTCGCGATCGACAACCACCGCATCACCGCCATGGAAGTTGGCCAACCGGCCTCCGTCATGGTGATCGATGGTGGCTCGCGTGACGAAGCCGTGCTGGGAGAGAGCTTCTATTTAACGGCCGCACTACGACAGTCCAAGACTGCTTCGATCGCCACAGACGACTTAGTCCAATCGACTGAAAACACCACCAGTCGGTTTGATCCGAAGGTGGTCTACCTGTACGACGAATCGATTCCAGACTTGCAACCCGATAAGTTTCCTCTGGTGGTCGTCGCGGATAGCGCGTCAATTCCTCGCAATGCAGTCAGTCGAATTGAAAGCTATGTGCAAGCCGGTGGCCAACTACTTGTCTTTGCAGGTGACGGAATCGAACAACGCGATCAAACCGATAATATCTGGGAAGGTTCTGCGTTGACGCCCGGTCGGTTTGGACAGACTCGACAAAGCGGTGTGATGCCATTCCATCTGATCAACATCGATAAGACTTCCTCGATGCTGATGATGTTTGCTGACCCACAGCAGGGTGACTTAGGTCGTCTAGCATTCAATCGCATCTTACCGGTGGAACCGTCCGACTTCACCGCCGTGCTCGCATCATTTGACGGTGACATCCCTGCGCTAACTCGACATTCCGTTGGCCAAGGCGATGTCGTTTGGTTCTTATCGAGCGCCGATGCCAGTTGGGGCCAATGGACAACGAATCCCTTGTACTTGCCATTGGTCCATCAAATGGCCGGCGACCTTCTAAACCTCACCGGGGAAGGAAGGATTCGATTCCGATCCGTCGGGTCCGATCGCGAACTGGTATCCAATCGCCCCCCATCGATTATTCGAAACGTCAGTTTGCAGACCGATGGCACGACTTCGTCAGATCCTTCCGCTGTCAATTCATTGGCATTTGACCACCCAGGGTTTGAGTCCGAAGACAGAGGAGTGCTGTATGTCGTCAACTCAGCTTCTCGCGAATCCGATACGACACGGCTACCCGCCGAAGACTTCGCTTCTCATTTCCAAATCACGGTCGCGGATTCGGATTCAACCGAAGTCGCTCAGCCCGTCCAGAACGAAAGCAAACGGGAACTGTGGCCCCTATTTGCCGCCTTAACCGCATTGCTGTTAGCAACCGAATTCTTTCTCGCCAACCGGACCACCGCATGA
- a CDS encoding phosphoenolpyruvate hydrolase family protein yields MAESRTDILQRLRNKIANGLPIIGGGAGTGISAKCEEAGGIDLIVIYNSGRYRMAGRGSLSGLMPYGNANQIVKEMGYEVLTAVTQTPVLAGVCGTDPFMIRNRFLRELKDIGFAGIQNFPTVGLIDGTFRANLEETGMGFDLEVECIAAAHDLDLLTTPYAFDAKQSEQLTQAGADIIVAHMGLTTSGTIGAKTAFTLDDSVVRVREIAEAAKSVREDTIVLCHGGPIAMPEDAQYVLDRVSIVDGFYGASSMERLPTEIALTDQVRRFTEIRRS; encoded by the coding sequence ATGGCAGAGAGCCGAACTGACATCCTTCAACGACTTCGCAACAAGATCGCAAATGGGCTTCCAATCATCGGTGGCGGTGCCGGGACCGGGATTAGTGCAAAATGTGAAGAGGCTGGCGGAATCGATTTGATTGTGATCTACAACTCTGGTCGCTACCGCATGGCCGGACGAGGATCTCTGTCAGGCCTGATGCCCTATGGAAATGCGAATCAGATTGTGAAGGAGATGGGATACGAAGTCCTGACCGCGGTCACGCAAACTCCGGTGCTTGCCGGGGTGTGCGGAACCGACCCATTTATGATTCGAAACCGTTTTTTGCGCGAGCTCAAAGATATCGGCTTTGCGGGCATACAAAACTTCCCGACAGTCGGCTTGATTGATGGAACCTTCCGCGCGAACCTCGAAGAGACCGGCATGGGGTTCGATCTCGAAGTCGAATGTATCGCCGCGGCGCACGATTTGGATTTGCTAACCACCCCTTACGCGTTCGATGCGAAACAGTCCGAACAACTGACTCAAGCGGGTGCGGATATCATCGTCGCCCACATGGGCCTGACGACCAGCGGAACGATCGGCGCAAAAACAGCGTTCACACTCGATGACAGTGTTGTCCGTGTCCGCGAGATCGCCGAAGCGGCCAAGTCGGTCCGCGAGGACACAATCGTCCTATGCCACGGCGGTCCGATCGCGATGCCAGAAGACGCCCAGTATGTTCTCGATCGCGTGTCGATTGTGGACGGATTTTACGGCGCAAGTTCGATGGAACGACTGCCAACCGAGATCGCGTTGACAGACCAAGTCCGACGTTTTACCGAGATCCGCCGCTCATAG
- a CDS encoding DUF1549 domain-containing protein: MDRITFLRLACLAGLCLPFSVCGTSTAMGQAASERKPVRSTTTQTPASLSAESIVKETRISDSLGDSFAKWIDERGEQTWGEPPEPCDDLTFARRVYLDLMGRVPSVSEIRDYRELGDQRRELLVEELVFGEGPRRDTYIRLLASNLARQWRQVLVPPGTVAAAQTIALETWLREAFSENRAFDETMRELARVQSPADAGGYYQLVGATPESYAGHLSRVLLGVRIDCAQCHDHPFTDWKQEDFWGLAAFFSDLQNINPDPNASRSSGSGKITHEGTTYTAKFLWESEAINEPSRSPKVRFAQWITSKDNPNFSATSVNRFWQLLVGRGLYADVENLDLATEEERAFLDEFGKQFANEGFDVHKLVAGICKSKWYGSKAMTSSESLDAFQRDLKVISPEQVFDSLEQSLHLPISRIDPSAPRWTGARDQMVNRLGEAIGETPEDYASGIPQALMMMNGQITSQAIDLERSRLLRAVVESPFFDEPTRIETLYLAVLTRQPTDSEKKSLAEYLDKKNTPESRRRAFGEILWALLNSPEFVLCR; this comes from the coding sequence ATGGACAGAATCACGTTTCTTAGATTGGCGTGTTTGGCGGGACTATGCCTCCCGTTCTCGGTGTGCGGCACCTCGACCGCAATGGGACAAGCGGCGAGCGAAAGGAAACCGGTTCGTTCGACGACGACTCAGACACCGGCATCGCTATCTGCTGAGTCGATTGTCAAAGAAACTCGCATCTCTGATTCTTTGGGTGATTCGTTTGCAAAATGGATTGACGAACGCGGCGAACAGACTTGGGGCGAGCCGCCGGAGCCTTGTGATGACCTAACGTTTGCTCGGCGAGTTTACCTAGACTTGATGGGCCGCGTTCCCAGTGTTTCCGAGATTCGGGATTACCGTGAGCTTGGCGACCAACGGCGTGAACTGCTGGTCGAAGAGCTTGTCTTTGGCGAAGGCCCACGACGTGACACCTATATCCGACTGCTCGCGTCCAACCTTGCACGACAATGGCGTCAGGTGCTCGTCCCGCCGGGAACGGTTGCCGCGGCACAAACGATCGCTCTGGAAACTTGGCTTCGCGAAGCGTTTTCGGAAAACCGTGCCTTCGACGAAACGATGCGTGAATTGGCCCGGGTGCAAAGTCCTGCCGATGCCGGCGGATATTATCAACTCGTCGGTGCGACACCGGAGAGCTACGCCGGACACTTATCGCGTGTATTGCTAGGCGTTCGTATCGACTGCGCCCAATGTCACGACCATCCATTTACAGACTGGAAACAAGAAGACTTCTGGGGATTGGCGGCATTCTTTAGCGACCTTCAGAACATCAACCCTGATCCCAACGCTTCGCGCAGTTCCGGTTCTGGCAAGATCACTCACGAAGGCACGACCTATACCGCGAAGTTCCTGTGGGAATCCGAAGCGATCAACGAACCGTCACGGTCACCCAAAGTTCGCTTCGCTCAGTGGATCACATCGAAAGACAATCCAAACTTTTCGGCCACATCGGTTAATCGTTTTTGGCAGCTGCTTGTCGGACGTGGTTTGTATGCCGACGTGGAAAACCTGGATCTGGCTACCGAAGAAGAGCGTGCCTTCTTAGATGAATTTGGAAAGCAGTTCGCCAACGAAGGCTTTGACGTTCACAAATTGGTCGCCGGGATCTGCAAATCGAAGTGGTATGGATCAAAGGCGATGACTTCATCAGAAAGTCTTGATGCCTTCCAAAGGGACTTAAAAGTGATTAGCCCCGAACAGGTATTCGACTCACTGGAACAGTCACTGCATCTGCCGATCAGCCGAATCGATCCGAGCGCACCGCGTTGGACCGGGGCTCGCGACCAAATGGTCAATCGCCTCGGTGAAGCGATCGGTGAAACGCCGGAAGACTATGCTTCCGGAATTCCACAAGCGCTGATGATGATGAATGGGCAAATCACAAGTCAGGCGATCGACCTGGAACGAAGTCGTCTTCTGCGTGCGGTTGTCGAATCACCATTCTTTGACGAACCGACCAGAATCGAAACGCTCTACCTGGCCGTTCTGACTCGGCAACCGACGGACAGTGAAAAGAAGTCTTTGGCGGAATATTTAGACAAAAAGAACACTCCCGAGAGTCGTCGTAGGGCATTCGGGGAAATCCTTTGGGCCCTTCTGAACAGTCCGGAGTTCGTACTATGTCGATAA
- a CDS encoding AAA family ATPase, producing the protein MSTTTDQNALSNSSSTNNGQLLDQVDKLRQSREQLRSEVGKVIVGQQDVVDLLLLGLLCRGHVLLHGVPGLGKTLMARTLSSTLDLKFKRVQFTPDLMPSDITGTDVIEEQEGGGGHRLKFVPGPIFTNFLLADEVNRTPPKTQAALLQAMQEHEVSVGNTTYQLDPPFFVVATQNPIEMEGTYPLPEAQVDRFMFNIRVRYPTIEEEAAIIRGTTGTEVAEPTAVLSSDDLLQLQSIVRGVPISDDVVMYAARLVAATRPSDADRGSNSRGHSGGQEIEMVQKYVTYGASPRAGQALVLAGKARAILEGRYHVDFADIAALAHPVLRHRLVLNFHGRADNVDSDTVIDALLREVKEETA; encoded by the coding sequence ATGAGCACCACTACTGACCAGAACGCCCTGAGCAATTCTTCTTCAACAAACAACGGACAGTTGCTTGACCAAGTTGACAAATTGCGTCAGTCGCGAGAACAGCTTCGTTCCGAAGTCGGCAAGGTGATCGTTGGCCAACAGGACGTTGTCGACCTTCTGTTGCTGGGACTGCTTTGCCGTGGTCACGTGTTGCTTCACGGCGTTCCCGGGTTAGGTAAAACCCTGATGGCGCGAACGTTGTCGTCGACACTGGATTTAAAATTCAAACGCGTTCAGTTCACGCCTGACTTAATGCCGTCGGACATCACCGGCACCGATGTGATCGAGGAACAAGAAGGCGGCGGGGGACACCGGCTTAAGTTTGTGCCGGGACCGATCTTTACCAATTTCCTGCTCGCCGACGAAGTCAACCGAACGCCACCTAAAACACAGGCCGCTCTACTGCAGGCGATGCAAGAGCATGAGGTTTCGGTCGGCAATACGACGTACCAGCTTGATCCCCCATTTTTCGTCGTCGCGACACAGAACCCGATCGAGATGGAAGGCACCTACCCGCTTCCCGAAGCTCAGGTCGACCGTTTCATGTTTAACATTCGCGTTCGCTACCCGACGATCGAAGAGGAAGCCGCCATCATCCGGGGCACAACGGGAACAGAGGTTGCCGAACCGACAGCCGTCTTGTCGTCAGATGATCTACTGCAGCTTCAATCGATCGTCCGTGGTGTTCCGATATCAGACGACGTCGTTATGTATGCGGCGCGCTTGGTCGCCGCGACACGACCAAGCGACGCAGATCGCGGCAGCAATTCTCGCGGCCACTCCGGCGGCCAAGAAATCGAAATGGTGCAAAAGTACGTGACCTATGGCGCCAGCCCACGTGCCGGTCAGGCACTGGTCTTAGCCGGAAAGGCGCGTGCGATTTTGGAAGGTCGCTACCACGTCGACTTCGCCGATATTGCCGCACTGGCTCATCCGGTTCTGCGTCACCGTTTGGTCTTAAACTTCCACGGCCGTGCCGACAACGTGGATTCAGATACGGTGATCGACGCACTACTCCGTGAAGTCAAGGAGGAAACCGCGTGA
- a CDS encoding DUF1501 domain-containing protein, with the protein MSITSRFDQFSRRDLIRIAAASVGGFSCSPWLPRLAQAANGKRPPKSCILLWMSGGPSQIETLSPKPNHRNGGPTKAISTAVTGIELSDNLPGLAKQMKDVALIRSMKTREGDHGRATQLMMTGYRPMGNMTDNPVFGSMVSHRMKIDEHPLPGFVSIAPFQRTGLGSGYLGPDHSPLLVSGASNDPNTRANLTIENLDIPGGDNSVLAERQALLSMMRRGAPPTSTSAVKHASVYDQAMRMIESRGEGAFNLDEEKAELRDAYGRNRFGQGCLLARRLVERGVPFVEVTLSQAAGGTWDSHLDNFNTVSSMCETLDPAWSTLISDLRDRGLLDSTMVVWMGEFGRTPRINTNSGRDHFPDAWSVALAGAKIQGGQVYGKTSKDGMEVTDKPVQAKDLFATMLEGLGINSADSNMKGDRPMPLIDEGGEPIEELLG; encoded by the coding sequence ATGTCGATAACAAGCCGGTTCGATCAGTTTTCGCGACGCGACTTGATTCGCATCGCAGCGGCTTCGGTGGGCGGTTTTTCCTGTTCGCCTTGGCTACCGCGTTTGGCACAAGCCGCAAACGGCAAACGGCCCCCCAAAAGCTGCATTCTGCTGTGGATGTCGGGTGGACCGAGTCAAATAGAAACGTTGTCACCGAAACCGAACCATCGCAATGGAGGTCCTACCAAGGCGATTTCAACTGCTGTCACCGGTATCGAACTGAGCGACAACTTGCCTGGATTGGCAAAGCAAATGAAAGATGTTGCTTTGATCCGGTCCATGAAAACTCGCGAAGGCGATCACGGCCGAGCGACTCAACTGATGATGACGGGATATCGGCCCATGGGAAACATGACCGACAATCCGGTCTTCGGGTCGATGGTTTCACATCGGATGAAAATCGATGAACATCCCCTACCCGGGTTTGTATCGATCGCACCGTTCCAACGAACCGGCTTGGGGTCGGGCTACTTAGGACCAGACCATTCACCATTGTTGGTTTCCGGGGCAAGCAACGATCCGAATACACGTGCCAACCTGACAATCGAAAATTTGGATATCCCCGGAGGTGACAACAGCGTCCTCGCCGAACGACAAGCATTGCTTTCGATGATGCGTCGTGGTGCTCCGCCGACATCAACTTCGGCTGTGAAGCATGCATCAGTCTATGACCAAGCGATGCGAATGATCGAATCACGCGGCGAAGGCGCTTTCAATCTTGATGAAGAAAAAGCTGAGCTACGAGATGCCTATGGTCGCAACCGATTCGGGCAAGGCTGTCTTCTCGCACGCCGACTTGTCGAACGCGGTGTGCCTTTTGTCGAAGTCACCTTATCACAAGCTGCCGGTGGAACCTGGGATTCGCACCTCGACAACTTCAACACTGTCAGCTCGATGTGCGAAACACTGGATCCCGCCTGGTCGACACTGATTTCAGATTTGCGTGACCGTGGATTACTTGACTCCACCATGGTTGTCTGGATGGGTGAATTCGGCCGTACCCCACGAATCAACACCAATAGCGGACGCGATCACTTTCCGGATGCCTGGAGCGTTGCCCTTGCGGGAGCCAAAATCCAGGGCGGACAGGTGTACGGAAAGACCAGCAAAGACGGCATGGAGGTCACCGATAAACCGGTGCAAGCGAAAGACTTGTTTGCCACAATGTTGGAAGGCTTAGGAATCAATTCGGCTGACAGCAACATGAAAGGCGATCGGCCGATGCCTCTGATCGACGAAGGCGGCGAACCAATCGAGGAGTTGCTCGGATGA
- a CDS encoding DUF58 domain-containing protein, producing the protein MIAKSPTKQSTRKATGQADNKPQWLKPDELARLSSIELRARGVVEGFLQGLHRSPFIGYSVEFSSHRRYGPGDDLRHVNWKLFARQRKLYVKEFDAETNLNLYLFVDASRSMQCKVEGAMTKHDYAATLAAAFASLALKQRDAVGVGLFDDGVHRYLDPSAKPGRWEDCLALLSDPLQSNVTGLSKSLEQAAALARHRGIVVILSDLVDDDLDGFKKGLQQLRHRGHEVIVFHLLDPFERRLAEGGRYRVLDMESSAQLTTNMESVRTAYLKRIDQWCQQLDDACLLQGVDRVELTTDIPPTAALVEYLVQRSN; encoded by the coding sequence GTGATCGCCAAGTCGCCTACAAAGCAATCAACGCGCAAGGCGACCGGTCAAGCGGACAACAAACCGCAGTGGCTCAAGCCTGACGAACTTGCCCGCCTTAGCTCGATCGAGCTGCGCGCCCGCGGTGTTGTCGAAGGATTTCTGCAAGGACTACACCGCAGTCCGTTCATCGGTTACAGCGTGGAGTTTTCATCGCACCGTCGCTACGGTCCTGGCGATGACTTGCGCCATGTCAATTGGAAACTGTTTGCACGGCAACGAAAGCTGTACGTCAAAGAATTCGACGCCGAGACCAACCTGAACCTTTATCTGTTCGTCGATGCCAGTCGGTCGATGCAGTGCAAAGTCGAAGGTGCGATGACCAAGCATGATTACGCCGCGACACTTGCCGCTGCATTTGCATCGCTTGCGTTGAAACAACGCGACGCCGTGGGAGTCGGCCTTTTTGACGATGGCGTGCATCGTTATCTCGATCCGTCCGCCAAACCGGGACGTTGGGAAGACTGCCTGGCGCTGCTATCGGATCCCTTGCAGTCCAATGTCACGGGATTGTCAAAATCTCTCGAACAGGCCGCCGCGCTTGCAAGACATCGCGGCATCGTCGTGATCCTTAGCGATCTCGTCGACGACGATTTGGATGGCTTCAAAAAGGGCCTCCAACAACTAAGACATCGTGGTCACGAAGTGATTGTGTTTCACTTGCTTGACCCGTTCGAACGGCGATTGGCCGAAGGCGGTCGATACCGAGTGCTGGACATGGAAAGCTCCGCACAACTGACGACAAACATGGAAAGCGTTCGCACCGCCTATCTAAAAAGAATTGACCAGTGGTGCCAACAACTCGACGACGCATGCTTGCTTCAGGGCGTTGATCGGGTCGAACTGACAACAGACATTCCGCCGACCGCGGCATTAGTGGAATACTTGGTTCAAAGATCAAACTGA
- a CDS encoding cation:proton antiporter, with protein MGDLQITSTIGLLLAACLAAGVFADLVHLPKVTAYLLVGLLVGPSALDWVPEDHVTIVEPLLKLAMALVLFNLGCEFTFSKVRRVAAHCLMISAGEIFLTLLFVAVGLFLFGCTGSMALLLGCLAVATAPATTILVLKEFRSEGPVTESTGFLVAMNNFACIVLFEFAFLTIEYSQGKLHTGFATELMSVIGNVLGSIVLGIVAGLVVSYGCGFLSMKRWLVLLVAAITFLLGIDETFEVPYMLSFLMMGVTVANTSDYKQKIVDELDHLSGLLAVLFFVAHGTELDLGAFITAGKLGAVYIVFRVLGKWFGVYLAAKVTRQPRELRDWGGACLFAQAGAAIALSTIAVGRDESLGKPIQDIILGSVVLFEILGPLWIRKSLLQTGEVPLAQAIHHTSRTPMEQLRNVVDRFRSALRRSEPTPASISKVKVSDLLRKTKGIHQSADFDQVVDHIEHSHDNTYPVVDDKLSVVGVIRYPLLSDVLFDHSAAKLVRAEDLVSDLQSYLHMDDPATKAFELFQGETDDCIPVVSRGKPHELQGVVRRSDVMHALITQRRKKSSQSDSR; from the coding sequence ATGGGAGACTTGCAAATTACCAGTACGATCGGCTTGTTGTTGGCCGCCTGCTTGGCCGCAGGCGTGTTCGCCGATCTCGTCCATCTGCCAAAAGTGACCGCTTACCTTTTGGTCGGATTGCTGGTCGGCCCCAGTGCTTTGGATTGGGTTCCCGAAGACCATGTGACGATTGTCGAGCCCCTTTTGAAGCTCGCGATGGCGTTGGTGCTTTTTAATCTCGGCTGCGAGTTTACGTTTTCCAAAGTCAGGCGTGTCGCTGCGCACTGCTTGATGATTTCCGCAGGCGAAATTTTCTTAACGCTGTTGTTCGTCGCTGTGGGGTTATTTCTGTTCGGTTGTACCGGCAGCATGGCTCTGCTACTCGGCTGCCTGGCGGTGGCCACGGCACCTGCGACAACGATTCTGGTGCTGAAAGAATTTAGGTCCGAAGGTCCCGTGACCGAAAGCACCGGATTTCTGGTCGCGATGAACAACTTCGCGTGCATCGTCCTGTTCGAATTCGCTTTCCTGACAATCGAGTATTCTCAAGGGAAGCTGCATACCGGTTTTGCCACGGAATTAATGAGCGTGATCGGCAACGTTCTCGGTTCAATCGTCCTGGGAATCGTAGCCGGCTTGGTTGTCAGTTATGGCTGTGGCTTTCTGAGCATGAAACGTTGGTTGGTGCTTTTGGTTGCTGCGATCACCTTCCTGTTGGGAATCGATGAAACATTCGAAGTTCCCTACATGCTGTCGTTCCTGATGATGGGAGTGACCGTTGCCAATACGTCGGACTACAAGCAGAAGATCGTTGACGAGCTGGACCACTTATCGGGCCTGCTTGCGGTCTTGTTTTTTGTCGCCCACGGAACCGAGCTTGATTTAGGGGCGTTTATCACCGCCGGTAAGCTTGGGGCGGTCTATATCGTTTTTCGTGTCCTAGGCAAATGGTTTGGTGTTTACCTTGCTGCCAAGGTGACGCGTCAACCACGCGAATTGCGTGATTGGGGTGGGGCCTGTCTTTTCGCCCAGGCGGGCGCGGCAATTGCATTGTCAACGATTGCTGTCGGCCGTGATGAGTCGCTGGGCAAACCGATTCAGGACATCATCTTGGGTTCCGTCGTTCTATTCGAAATTCTCGGGCCGCTTTGGATCCGGAAATCGTTGCTTCAGACCGGCGAAGTTCCTCTGGCCCAAGCGATTCACCACACCAGTCGGACTCCGATGGAGCAGCTTCGCAATGTGGTCGACCGTTTTCGATCGGCGCTGCGGCGGAGTGAACCGACCCCGGCTTCGATCAGCAAAGTCAAGGTCAGCGATTTGTTGCGAAAGACGAAAGGCATCCATCAGTCGGCTGATTTTGATCAAGTTGTCGACCATATCGAACACAGTCATGACAACACATACCCGGTTGTCGATGACAAACTTAGCGTCGTCGGCGTGATACGTTATCCGTTGCTAAGCGATGTTTTGTTTGATCATAGCGCGGCAAAATTAGTCCGCGCCGAAGACTTGGTCAGTGATTTGCAGTCGTACTTGCACATGGACGACCCGGCGACCAAAGCGTTCGAATTGTTTCAAGGTGAAACGGACGACTGTATTCCTGTTGTCAGTCGCGGTAAGCCTCACGAATTGCAAGGCGTTGTTCGTCGAAGTGATGTGATGCACGCGTTGATTACACAGCGACGAAAGAAATCGTCGCAGTCCGATTCTAGGTAG